In Rutidosis leptorrhynchoides isolate AG116_Rl617_1_P2 chromosome 2, CSIRO_AGI_Rlap_v1, whole genome shotgun sequence, one genomic interval encodes:
- the LOC139889176 gene encoding LOW QUALITY PROTEIN: 6,7,8-trihydroxycoumarin synthase-like (The sequence of the model RefSeq protein was modified relative to this genomic sequence to represent the inferred CDS: inserted 1 base in 1 codon; substituted 1 base at 1 genomic stop codon) — protein MRGHVLVKIFFVKAASRASSCEHLLCEVMDFLLQFVIVSFPLIFLLYLLPKIIKNNARLYAPGPLALPIIGNLHQIDKKSLHTSLWNLCKSYGPIVSLRFGFIQAIVVSSPSLAKDVMKTQDMIFCSRPQLLAQQKLSYNGLXIAFSPYNNYWSEMKKIITIYLLSQKRVQSFRYIREDEVLRVMNKIHSLAFSSNHVNLSELLKSVTNNITLRMTFGKRYEDGHDHMKILRLLDDLQATITKFFISDYWPGLPFAGLIDRLTGKMGRLDKCFHDLDMFYQELIEEHLKPQNLESREEDQDVIDVLIQLMINPILNTLELTYNHIKAILMNILVAGTDTKTATLIWVMTTLIKNPKVMKKAQEXVRNVVGKKSIVDEDDLPKLIYLKAVIKEVMRLYPLGPLLIPRETLKETILHGYKIEPKTLVFVNSWAIGRNPESWKSPEKFLPERFLGSNTIDLKGKDFELIPFGAGRRICPGLSMGAVTVELFLANLLYLFDWGLPDGVKIEDIDFEGKPGITMHKKNDLSLLPYVHAYTAT, from the exons TAATGGACTTTCTTCTTCAGTTTGTTATTGTGTCTTTTCCTCTAATATTTCTCCTCTACCTTCTTCCTAAAATCATCAAAAATAATGCACGATTATATGCGCCAGGCCCTCTCGCACTCCCCATTATTGGAAATTTGCACCAAATCGATAAAAAAAGCCTCCATACTTCCCTATGGAACCTATGCAAATCCTACGGTCCGATTGTATCCCTCCGTTTTGGTTTCATACAAGCTATTGTTGTTTCATCACCAAGTCTAGCAAAAGATGTCATGAAAACACAAGATATGATCTTTTGTAGTAGGCCACAATTGCTAGCACAACAAAAGTTATCTTATAATGGCT ATATCGCATTCTCGCCATACAACAATTATTGGAGTGAGATGAAAAAGATCATTACGATTTACTTGTTAAGCCAAAAAAGGGTACAATCTTTTAGGTATATTCGTGAAGACGAAGTCCTACGTGTCATGAACAAGATACATAGTTTAGCCTTTTCTTCTAACCATGTTAACTTGAGTGAACTCTTGAAAAGTGTAACAAACAATATTACCTTGAGAATGACTTTTGGAAAGAGGTATGAAGATGGACATGATCATATGAAAATTCTTAGACTACTTGACGACCTTCAAGCGACGATAACAAAATTTTTTATTTCGGACTATTGGCCTGGTTTGCCTTTTGCTGGTTTAATTGATAGGTTAACCGGCAAGATGGGTCGGCTAGATAAGTGTTTTCACGATTTAGACATGTTTTACCAAGAACTAATTGAGGAACATCTCAAACCTCAAAACTTAGAGTCTCGTGAAGAGGATCAAGATGTTATAGATGTTTTAATTCAACTCATGATAAATCCAATCTTGAATACCTTAGAGCTAACTTACAATCACATCAAAGCCATACTAATG AATATATTAGTTGCTGGAACGGATACTAAGA CGGCAACGTTAATTTGGGTGATGACAACACTAATAAAGAACCCTAAAGTAATGAAAAAAGCACAAGAATAAGTAAGGAATGTGGTTGGTAAAAAGAGCATAGTAGATGAAGATGATCTTCCAAAACTCATATATCTAAAGGCGGTTATAAAAGAGGTGATGAGATTATACCCTCTGGGTCCTCTTTTGATACCTCGAGAAACACTAAAAGAAACTATCTTACATGGATACAAGATTGAGCCTAAAACCCTAGTCTTCGTAAACAGTTGGGCTATTGGAAGAAACCCCGAATCTTGGAAGAGCCCTGAGAAGTTCTTGCCAGAGAGATTTTTGGGTAGTAATACGATTGACTTAAAAGGGAAGGATTTTGAGTTGATTCCGTTTGGAGCGGGCCGAAGAATCTGTCCAGGTTTATCGATGGGAGCAGTGACGGTTGAATTATTTCTTGCTAATCTTCTTTACTTGTTTGATTGGGGTTTGCCTGATGGTGTGAAGATTGAAGATATAGACTTTGAGGGTAAGCCTGGCATAACAATGCACAAGAAAAATGACCTTAGTCTTTTACCATATGTTCATGCTTACACAGCTACATAG